Sequence from the Cuniculiplasma divulgatum genome:
ATCACTGACCTGCTCCAGCATAGCAAGTATCTTTGACTGATTCTTTGTAAACCCGCCATCCCTGAGCATGGCGAAAACTGTATCGGCACGTTTGGAATCCAACTGAATAAATATTAACATGAAAATATTTAAATGTATTGTTCCGAGACCATAAGAATGAAATCGGATATATATCCTGAGTGAATGCCTTGACAATGAAATTTGAAAGCCTGAGGGGTTTCAGGGACATATATCCTGAAGATGCAGAGCCAAGGGAGAACATGTTCAACACGGCCAAAAGGGTTGCGCATTCCTTTGGGTTCCAGATAATAGACTTTCCAAGCCTTGAACCGCTTGATCTCTACAGAATAAAATCAGGTGATGAGCTTGTGAGCCAGACTTTCTCCTTTGTTGACAAGGGGGGCAGGGAAGTTACAATGGTCCCTGAAGCAACACCTTCGGTTGTGAGGATGCTTACCTCAAAGAAAGATCTTCAGAAGCCCGTAAGATGGTTCAGCCTTCCCAAGATATGGAGGTATGAGGAGCCACAGTCAGGCAGGCTCAGGGAACACGTTCAGTTCAACGCGGATCTTTTTGGTCCGGACACACCTGATGCTGACGCGGAGATAATAGGCCTGGCGGTAACGATTCTGGATTCACTCGGACTGTCTGGAAACTATGAGATAAGGATGAATCACAGGGGAATGATGGAGCAGATACTGAAGTCCATGAAAGTTGAGGACACAGCACGTGCGTTCTCTGTTATTGACAGATTCCGGAAGCTCAAAGAAGACGAATTTATTGAGGCACTGGGTTTCATCAATATCTCCGGAAAACCCGCTGAAATGATCCTGAAGCTTGCAGGCACCAGAGTTGAATCCGTATACCTGAAGCAGGCAGTTTCGGAGATAGTCCCCCTCACACAGGATCTATCAGATATCCTGGACAGGATGGCAAAGACAATGGAGATGGTATCACTCTTCACGGATTCGCGTGTTGTGGTTGATTTTTCAATCGTAAGGGGGCTTTCTTACTATACAGGCATTGTGTTTGAGGCCTTTGATGTCATGGGTGAGCTCAGGTCAATACTTGGTGGCGGTAGATACAACAGCCTTTCGACGCTGCTTTCCGGGCAGGAGATTCCCGCTGTCGGTTTTGGTATGGGCGATGTGGTTCTGGAGCTCCTGCTACGGAGAAACGGTTTGTGGAACAGGCGAACTGCAACTGACGGTTATTACGTGTGCATGGCATCTGACGGAGTTGAGATGTATTCAATGAGGTTGGCAGCGGAAGTGAGGAAGCGTGGGAAAACTGCAGTGCGCGATTCCGGTGGAAGGAAATTGTCCGCGCAGCTAAGGGCAGCATCTTCGGCAGGACTGGCAAAATCCGTAATAATAGGGGCAAGAGAGGTGGAGACAGAATCAGTGACAATAAAGGATATGGTTTCTGGAAAGCAGTCAACCATATCATACGCTGAATTTCTGGATTCTCTTTGAAGCAATAGGTGCTTCGACCTGTTGCTTCAGGGGATTCTGACTTGCAGCCTTTATTGAGTTTTCGCAAATTTGTATCCAAATAGGACTGGTGCCTTTGGATAGATCCCATATTTGCCGTGAATCTGTAATTTCTTACTGTCAATGATTTACAGACTAAGCAGGTTTCGCTTGAAAAAATTTATATTGGCTGGGAAGTTTATAGTACGAGGGTGAGATTGTGTCCTTGGCATTTATTCTGATAAGCACGGTTCCCGGAAAGGAGCATGAAGTATACAACAAGATATCCAAGATACAGTATGTGGTGGAAATACATCCACTGTTTGGAGAATACGATCTTATCGTTAAGATAGATGCAAAGGATTACAGTGAGCTTGGAAAAATCGTGATCGAACAGATCAGGACAATCGACGGTGTTATAGATACCAAAACCCTTACTGGCATAAAGCTATGAGGTGCATATCTTAATGATAGTTTTCGACACATGGAACTGGGAAGTATTTTTGTTTGTGATTCTGGGGCTCCTTGCATTATCGCTGTTTGTGCTGGGAGTTCTGACTGCGTACTTTGGCAGCGGAAAGAGCAGAACAGTGGGTTCGCTACTTCTGGTTGTAGGTATCGTGATAGGAATAATCATGGTTTACTTCGGACATTACAGAATGCCCGATATTCACCTGCTGCAGAATGTGATCATTGGTGCCATATTCTATATTGTGGCAGCCATAATAGGGGTTGTAATAGGTCTCCTGGTCTTCCTGGGTGCCATAATGAAGACCTGAGTCTTCAATTAACAATATTAATACTTGATTTTTTCAGTTGATCCAGACATTTTTCCGGTTCAGCACGTTGTCATCCCCAACATTTTCATATTATGATCAATACTCCTCCGTGAAGGATTCCTATTATTCCTTGATTCTTGCGATGGCAGGTTTCGTGATTCTTGCAGGTGCAGCAATACTCAGATTTTCCGGCCTTGTGCCACTGTACCTGACCTATCTCACAATTGTTGCCGCAGCCATAATTTTTGTCGATGCCTATTTTGTTTACAAAGGAAGCCATGCAGCAAAGTCAATGGGGATTCTGCTGGGCATAATTGCCATGATTGTATCTTCCAACCCGGCTCACTTCTCAGCTCTGGCAAGATTCGGTTCATCTCCTGCCCTTTCTGGTGCTGACATTACCATGGTACTGGGTTTCTATCTGCTTCCAGCTGTGTATATTATTTCATATGTCCTTGAAACGATTTCCAGCAGGGAAGGGCTCAGGCAATAGATCATCCATCCAAAATACTTGATGAAGCAGTTGAGGAGATATTTACGAAAAAAATTCTTAGACAAAGTATATAGGAATCCATTCTCATAACCATCTATTGAAGTCTCGAAATATCTGCAGCGAATGCAATGGAACCGGTTACACGCATAACGGCGACCTGCAGATATGCAATGCATGCTATGGATTGGGAAAACCATATAGGCAGGATAATTTCTCGATTCAAAGGCGAAGGGAGGCAAACATTGTCATACTTATTTTGGGGTTTATGCTTGCCGCCCTCATACTGTCAACCGGACAGTTGAAAATGAAGTGGGTTCTTATTGTTGTGGGAGTCTACCTGTGGATCATGATGGGAAGCATCGCCTCATTCTTCGCTTCAATTCCGGCACGTATCAGGCATAAAATAGTGCAGTGACTGGATGTTTATATTATGGAACTTTCCAATAAAAAACTGAATTTAAATATATTTTAAGAATCTGGAGCGTAGGTCCCCGGAGACCATGGACACTCCGAGATATTCGTGTTGAATATGACGTCATTTGGTGCCATTATATGGAATTACAGGCTTGATCCACCATCATTCAATGAAATGGTGTCACTGACTCCGGAAAAGATAGATAATCTGGCTGCCAGCGTATCGCAGCACTATGTGGTACTTTCAACCTGCAACAGGGTTGAAATCTATTTCACAACTTCTGACGATTCGCCCCACGTGGACATGGCCGGTGGGATTTATCTTTCTGGACTGGATGCAGTTTCACATCTTTTCAGGGTGGCATCCGGGCTCGAATCCATGTCTTTGGGAGAGCATGAGATACTGGCCCAGATCAAGAGTTCCTATGAGAAATACAGTAAAATGAACAGGACCGACAAGCTCATTTCCCTCATTTTCCGGAAGGCAATAAGTACGGGGAAACTTGCAAGGGAAAATACCAGCATCTCAAGGGGAAAAACTTCCATACCTGTGATCGCACTTGATCTGGCTGCAGGAATCAGGTCCATACCGGAATCATCTGTTCTGGTCATAGGGATGGGGCAGATGGCGGAGACGTTCATAAGGTACCTTGTTAAGACACCTCCACGGAAACTCACAATTGCAGGGCGCAACAGCAATCTGGGAGAGGAACTTGCCAGGCGGTATGGCGGGGTATATGTCAGCACGGATAGGTTGCCGGAGGCTGTCAACCAGAGCGATATAATCATCGCTG
This genomic interval carries:
- the hisS gene encoding histidine--tRNA ligase — its product is MKFESLRGFRDIYPEDAEPRENMFNTAKRVAHSFGFQIIDFPSLEPLDLYRIKSGDELVSQTFSFVDKGGREVTMVPEATPSVVRMLTSKKDLQKPVRWFSLPKIWRYEEPQSGRLREHVQFNADLFGPDTPDADAEIIGLAVTILDSLGLSGNYEIRMNHRGMMEQILKSMKVEDTARAFSVIDRFRKLKEDEFIEALGFINISGKPAEMILKLAGTRVESVYLKQAVSEIVPLTQDLSDILDRMAKTMEMVSLFTDSRVVVDFSIVRGLSYYTGIVFEAFDVMGELRSILGGGRYNSLSTLLSGQEIPAVGFGMGDVVLELLLRRNGLWNRRTATDGYYVCMASDGVEMYSMRLAAEVRKRGKTAVRDSGGRKLSAQLRAASSAGLAKSVIIGAREVETESVTIKDMVSGKQSTISYAEFLDSL
- a CDS encoding Lrp/AsnC ligand binding domain-containing protein, coding for MSLAFILISTVPGKEHEVYNKISKIQYVVEIHPLFGEYDLIVKIDAKDYSELGKIVIEQIRTIDGVIDTKTLTGIKL
- the hemA gene encoding glutamyl-tRNA reductase, whose product is MTSFGAIIWNYRLDPPSFNEMVSLTPEKIDNLAASVSQHYVVLSTCNRVEIYFTTSDDSPHVDMAGGIYLSGLDAVSHLFRVASGLESMSLGEHEILAQIKSSYEKYSKMNRTDKLISLIFRKAISTGKLARENTSISRGKTSIPVIALDLAAGIRSIPESSVLVIGMGQMAETFIRYLVKTPPRKLTIAGRNSNLGEELARRYGGVYVSTDRLPEAVNQSDIIIAATSSKSILIHPGDISKSGLQVFIDISNPINIDQGVRYIPEKVVIDLNTVEGIASRNRESKLSEIPKVEAIIDESLATFSKKLMEFQAEEFITRSYSYAEEITRSEVDRLLEEIRKGRNPDDVRLKMVNSLVKKLLGQYATSLRDAALSHDSEKMKIISSAFLNDGTNS